The Megalopta genalis isolate 19385.01 chromosome 8, iyMegGena1_principal, whole genome shotgun sequence sequence CAAAAGAGGaagataaataaatactttaaatattaataaactaTGTTAGTAACTTCATTACACACTTAATATTTAACACTAGTAGTTTTTTATTATTGAGCGCTAATCCCTGTAAATTTGCACTAGAAAATGTCCTCCGTCTTCGCGTTAAATGACTTAGTCTCTTCCCAGGACTTTGACCATTATCACGTTTAGCTAAAAGATTTCGTTTCTTGGCACTTCCTGGTGCTTGTTTAGAAAACCACACAGTACAAGTGGATTGAGTTTCAGCTCCTATGTATCTCTCGCATAACTTCATTGAAAGACTTTCAAAATCCTCCACAGCTTTGTTTCTATTGTAACTAAAATTTGTAATACAatgttacaaaatatttttagtaaaatattGATAGATGAGATGATTAAAACATTTATACACTCACTGAATTCCATGAAATTTGTGATGGTAAGCATCAGGCCATGTCAAACTGCTAGCTTCTTTTTCATCAACGGTATGATAAAAAAGTGATTCTTGTAGGGAGGTAACAGATGATTCttgtgaattattttcagttgaagctacctgTACATTCTCAGTACACATTGTGTTTGTCTTATTATTAGGAACTACTTGTTCTATTCTAAAATTATCACGACAAATGTTATTCGTAACATCTTTCGTCTCtaaattattactaatattgttTTGAAATTGTGGATCACATTCATCAAAAGCAATAGATAAATTCCTAGATGTGCTTTTGCTAAGTTGTACAGAACTATTTGTACTAATgttttctttttgttgttctggGAAATCTTTGTTTACGTCAGGTAGCAATTGTTTCTTCGGTAATACATCTGGTGTCCAAAATAGGTGAGAATTTTCATAAATACGTACTAGAAGTTCTGAACAGTCGGTTCTACAAATTGTGTGCTTAGGTGGTGGAGGTATCCCACTTAATAGTTTATTGATTCTGGCTAATAAATTACTATCAGATTTAGTTACTAAATCAGCTTGAGAAGGCTTCGCAGGACTAGCTGTTGTTTCATGTTCTATAATTTCACTGCTGTGTGTATCATCTTCATCGTCGCTGTTAAACATTTCTGGGCTAGATATGTTTGGAAGTTCTCTTTCTGTCTCAAGACTTCCATTTTTGTTAAGATAACAGCAATCCATGGCATTGTCTACAACAGGTAGGAAAAtataaagataaaaataaaaaatgtatcacCTTCCTGGTGATTACTTAAATAAAACTATACTATAGTCCATTTTTGTTACATTTACATTATGATATTTATTTGTGTTTTCAACCCTTTCCCCGCTAACAATGACTATAATCTCTGAATGTTAAACACTTCTTATATGTATACATTAGCAGTGATTGCAGATACTCGTCAAAATTTTGCATATAATAACAATTCTGATTTACTATCCAAATTTCTATTCTGACGCTCGATTCGCGGCAAAATTTAGACTCGTGGAAAACTGCTTCCTCCCGTAATGAAGGGATTAAAATCCAAATACCTGTTATTTCAAAATGGATCTCGAATAAGAAGAAAAACTTGTGCACAGCTCCAATTTATCGTTCCAAGAATGAACGTTATCTAACCTTTCAGAAAATATGTGGTAAGTGCGATATGATAAGAAAGAGATATTgcaaatttttcaattattcaTGTATCATAAATGTCTATCGCTAAATACTTTAATGATATATGATCCTCATTCAAGATATGGACAGTCTGTTGTTTCGTAAAATTTATGATAAGATGTATGTATATAAATCGCATAATATATTTCAAAGTTGAACATGCAAAAATACGTTTTTATGCGAACGTTATAAGCCAAAATTTTGGTGACTCACGTCTTAAAATCTATCGACGTTTAAATTTTCTTCGCTCAATAATTCACTGGCTAAAAGCCaaacttatttatttaattttctaacACATGCTAGCCATTCTTCTATGCACAACACTGGCATTCTGTACTCAGTCTGTAAGTCTGTACTGTACGTTGCTGTACGTCATGCAACTGAC is a genomic window containing:
- the mi gene encoding cyclin E-interacting protein minus, translating into MDCCYLNKNGSLETERELPNISSPEMFNSDDEDDTHSSEIIEHETTASPAKPSQADLVTKSDSNLLARINKLLSGIPPPPKHTICRTDCSELLVRIYENSHLFWTPDVLPKKQLLPDVNKDFPEQQKENISTNSSVQLSKSTSRNLSIAFDECDPQFQNNISNNLETKDVTNNICRDNFRIEQVVPNNKTNTMCTENVQVASTENNSQESSVTSLQESLFYHTVDEKEASSLTWPDAYHHKFHGIHYNRNKAVEDFESLSMKLCERYIGAETQSTCTVWFSKQAPGSAKKRNLLAKRDNGQSPGKRLSHLTRRRRTFSSANLQGLALNNKKLLVLNIKKPTIKKGKSPRGKSPRGKSPRGTPKSSTKKKVARRLILDEPSSLKARIETSKRALFQSPPSDRAGPSKLFSSGANAQSIKRVLFSSGSKENNVEVIQKIEESRKRKNEEELEGSRFKRPKSLSFDCSHEIHNNSTVTWDRHSTSNLIEKTKVSSNEGRTELSDAHRKKLLWAVAEALRSEGIGMTHPQFKQYATNLAKTIKKYMPDLENRNIPRKPGSTSDRMLKLAKHHVLFIIEAGPTD